One part of the Natronorubrum sediminis genome encodes these proteins:
- a CDS encoding SRPBCC family protein, with protein MTSPTNTQTDAHSRSDDRPATGTNRGLGRRERIASATAGGALLWHGLTRRSLTSALTTGAGGLLLYRAVTGRSRPSRSLEREGESAPVHPETTPTHDERTADPRGREPTVERSITVGKPAEELESYWRDPEQLSRIVGAFAEVSQPDEENSDRHRWQVDAPFGRRFEWDSRLVDEQPRSRLTWQSLSGAPIPYEATVRFRSAPDDRGTEVSLEVRYDPPGGQLGNAVMQRLGVVPESLVGTSLRRFKTLAETGDLPSLETNPSGRGTGDLM; from the coding sequence ATGACATCCCCAACGAACACGCAGACGGACGCCCACTCGAGGAGCGACGACCGACCAGCAACCGGCACAAACCGAGGTCTCGGCCGACGAGAGCGCATCGCGAGCGCGACAGCAGGCGGCGCGCTCCTCTGGCACGGCCTCACGCGACGTTCGCTCACCAGCGCGCTCACGACTGGCGCTGGCGGACTCCTGCTCTATCGCGCCGTGACCGGGCGCAGCCGTCCGTCGCGAAGCCTCGAGCGTGAAGGAGAATCCGCACCCGTTCACCCGGAGACGACACCGACGCACGACGAGCGGACGGCCGACCCGAGGGGGCGAGAGCCGACCGTCGAGCGCTCGATCACGGTCGGGAAACCGGCCGAGGAACTCGAGTCCTACTGGCGTGATCCCGAGCAACTGTCTCGGATCGTCGGCGCGTTCGCGGAGGTATCTCAGCCGGATGAGGAGAACAGCGACCGACACCGCTGGCAGGTCGACGCCCCCTTCGGTCGCCGGTTCGAGTGGGACTCCCGACTCGTCGACGAACAGCCGCGGAGTCGACTGACCTGGCAATCGCTGTCGGGCGCACCGATTCCCTACGAGGCGACAGTCCGCTTTCGGTCTGCACCCGACGACCGAGGGACTGAGGTCTCCCTCGAGGTTCGGTACGACCCACCGGGAGGCCAACTCGGAAACGCCGTGATGCAGCGACTCGGCGTCGTCCCTGAATCACTTGTCGGAACGTCGCTCCGGCGGTTCAAAACGCTCGCAGAAACGGGAGACCTGCCCTCCCTCGAGACCAATCCCTCGGGTCGGGGTACGGGAGACCTGATGTAG
- a CDS encoding SPW repeat domain-containing protein encodes MSDSNRDDGDSRPTADAGSEPDHRDETAGPEQPPSPSDTDSGTGVGDRDDTGRDPRDETTQIANEERRRKVSVISALVAAIGVWVALSVIAIYDVSAASFWNNVLVGSVVFLAGAYNYYRVVNDIPLSVGISGLVALLGIWLIVSPALLEMPVGLGLTESPFWSTLASGLLIAALAGYNAYDARDARRVATESESPRA; translated from the coding sequence ATGAGTGACTCGAATCGGGACGACGGTGATTCTCGACCGACAGCAGACGCCGGTTCGGAACCGGATCACCGGGACGAGACTGCTGGTCCCGAGCAGCCGCCGTCTCCCTCCGACACCGACTCGGGAACGGGTGTCGGCGACCGTGACGATACCGGTCGCGACCCGCGCGACGAGACGACCCAAATTGCGAACGAAGAACGACGACGCAAGGTTTCGGTCATCAGCGCTCTCGTCGCCGCCATCGGTGTCTGGGTCGCTCTCTCGGTGATCGCCATCTACGACGTGTCGGCGGCGTCGTTCTGGAACAACGTGCTCGTCGGCAGCGTCGTCTTTCTCGCCGGCGCGTACAACTATTACCGCGTCGTCAACGATATCCCACTCAGCGTCGGCATCTCGGGGCTCGTCGCGTTGCTCGGCATCTGGCTGATCGTCTCGCCCGCACTCCTCGAGATGCCGGTCGGACTCGGGCTAACCGAAAGTCCGTTCTGGAGCACGCTCGCCTCCGGTCTGCTCATCGCCGCGTTAGCCGGGTACAACGCCTACGACGCCCGTGACGCCCGACGCGTCGCAACCGAATCCGAGTCGCCACGAGCCTGA
- a CDS encoding asparagine synthase-related protein — MGNTHGVVCVDGSSPAGLLEEWLSSDAGVHYETEDVAITTAPQGCRTANRSVATGTGDDTIRCWVIGDIYGYDRSAAGHHLGGYVTRPEDVTPAEFCVSHYDRRGFDALSGFNGNFTAIVYDEARRELALCTDRFGTVPLYWTQSTDGTFVFSSNIQFLPFHPDVETEFDAPYLHEYLAFRRTFGVKTPFTGIEKLEPGTVTTISLEDGSMRTDQYWRPRYRPRDESVEWFVDELASRFQTIVDEWTRDNRDYGVLLSGGSDSRLVLAALDDATAYHMNDWMNREAQVAERVALEADVEFELLERGAEYRIGSLERNRCAGSFNGWFTQPYTSGFNTELTGRVDGVLSGLYADSLFGNYGIPSPEVSLGPLGSMTIPTERSVETIDDYIDLLLEDAHDGHQMPTDLRSVLEANIYRDGETVVHHGVTYDSLEELVYYGNCYPLSNDDDMRFHTGLRRTLPYRSPFLDNRLLDLSLSVPIRYRLRRDLVGQAIERLDPSLATIPHASTGMALSQPFAKSYVGEHLRAFYQKHVSRQSPPAPYLTNGPWLDDAELLRSFDFAGDVLESNDDLLEELPGLDPHAVSDLYHAHQRGEERVGELYTLLTVLTMPVTEHVLENQTSDPVDDFHDQCGRCLKPEVVSVA; from the coding sequence ATGGGGAACACTCACGGGGTGGTATGCGTCGACGGATCGTCACCAGCGGGCCTTCTCGAGGAGTGGCTCTCGTCCGACGCAGGCGTCCACTACGAGACCGAAGACGTCGCAATCACGACCGCGCCACAGGGGTGTCGGACGGCCAATCGATCCGTCGCAACCGGAACTGGCGACGACACGATTCGATGCTGGGTGATCGGCGACATCTACGGATACGACCGATCCGCCGCTGGGCACCACCTCGGTGGGTACGTGACTCGCCCCGAAGACGTGACGCCCGCGGAGTTTTGCGTGTCACACTACGACCGTCGCGGGTTTGACGCGTTGAGCGGATTCAACGGGAATTTCACAGCGATCGTCTACGACGAAGCTCGTCGAGAACTCGCGCTCTGTACCGACCGGTTCGGGACGGTTCCACTCTATTGGACCCAATCGACCGACGGAACGTTCGTGTTCTCGAGTAACATCCAGTTTCTGCCCTTCCATCCGGACGTCGAGACCGAGTTCGACGCGCCGTATCTCCACGAGTACCTCGCCTTCCGGCGAACGTTCGGCGTGAAAACGCCGTTTACGGGCATCGAAAAACTCGAGCCGGGAACGGTTACGACGATTTCGCTCGAAGACGGCTCGATGCGAACCGACCAGTACTGGCGGCCGCGCTACCGGCCGCGCGACGAATCCGTCGAGTGGTTCGTCGACGAACTCGCCAGCCGATTCCAGACGATCGTCGACGAGTGGACTCGCGACAACCGCGACTACGGCGTGTTGCTCTCGGGTGGCAGCGACTCGCGACTCGTTCTGGCTGCTCTCGACGACGCGACGGCGTATCACATGAACGACTGGATGAACCGTGAGGCGCAGGTCGCCGAACGAGTCGCCCTCGAAGCGGACGTCGAATTCGAACTCCTCGAGCGCGGCGCCGAGTATCGCATCGGCTCGCTCGAGCGAAACCGGTGTGCGGGTTCGTTCAACGGCTGGTTCACCCAGCCATACACGAGCGGGTTCAACACCGAGTTGACCGGTCGGGTCGATGGGGTGCTCTCAGGGCTGTACGCCGATTCCCTCTTTGGCAACTACGGAATCCCGTCTCCAGAAGTATCACTTGGCCCGCTGGGATCGATGACGATCCCGACCGAGCGATCGGTCGAGACCATCGACGACTACATCGACCTCTTACTCGAGGACGCCCACGACGGCCACCAAATGCCGACCGACCTTCGCTCGGTGCTCGAGGCGAACATCTACCGGGACGGCGAGACGGTCGTCCACCACGGCGTCACCTACGACTCGCTCGAGGAACTCGTCTACTACGGCAACTGCTACCCGCTGTCGAACGACGACGATATGCGCTTTCACACTGGCCTTCGGCGAACGCTTCCCTACCGGTCACCGTTCCTCGACAATCGGTTGCTCGACCTCTCGCTGTCGGTGCCGATTCGCTACCGACTCCGCCGGGATCTCGTCGGGCAAGCGATCGAGCGCCTCGATCCGTCGCTGGCGACGATTCCACACGCGAGTACCGGCATGGCACTCTCTCAGCCGTTCGCGAAGTCGTACGTCGGCGAACACCTGCGTGCGTTCTACCAGAAACACGTCTCTCGTCAGTCGCCGCCGGCTCCCTACCTGACGAACGGCCCGTGGCTGGACGACGCCGAATTGCTTCGCTCGTTCGACTTCGCGGGCGACGTTCTCGAGTCGAACGACGACCTGCTCGAGGAGCTGCCCGGCCTCGATCCACACGCGGTTTCCGACCTCTACCACGCCCATCAACGGGGTGAAGAGCGCGTCGGCGAACTCTATACGCTGTTGACCGTCCTGACGATGCCCGTTACGGAACACGTCCTCGAAAATCAGACGAGTGACCCAGTAGACGACTTTCACGATCAGTGCGGGCGCTGTCTCAAACCCGAGGTGGTCTCCGTTGCGTAA
- a CDS encoding carboxylate--amine ligase, translating to MRNDRPAVVVTASRYPHGYASIRSLSAKGVHTIAAVDDQSLSVTVSRHCDESVLVPPPSDITAYKDALLGLAARPDVRTIVPHRPHDPYILSKYADEFERHVDVVVPDLEKLRNVHDRKRLAEAADRANVAIPDTKLLGDVEDWCGDRIVKSRYNLLTDEYLDDFSFADSKIAKSVEHVSAGEEPDVDALRETMHHEPIVQEYVEGEEYLFGALYDRGEAVGTFQHKQLRGDSYTGSGGVFRQSVDIPALEEAGLAILDELEWHGLACIEYVQDAETGEFSIVEINPRMWQSLACATRAGADFPAWYWDVALGRQDLIEPGYETGVGTHYLYGELEHLVSVVREDSPLVERPSLSSRASEILHSCYEVPDFDYLHLDDPRPVARQVRRELEGAVRRRLE from the coding sequence TTGCGTAACGATCGCCCCGCCGTCGTCGTCACCGCCTCGCGCTACCCACACGGGTACGCGTCGATCAGGTCGCTCTCCGCAAAGGGCGTTCACACCATCGCCGCGGTCGACGACCAATCGCTGAGCGTCACCGTCTCGCGCCACTGCGACGAATCGGTGCTCGTTCCGCCGCCGAGTGACATCACGGCGTACAAAGACGCCCTCTTGGGGCTCGCGGCTCGACCGGACGTTCGAACGATCGTCCCACACCGACCCCACGACCCCTACATCCTCTCGAAGTACGCCGATGAGTTCGAACGCCACGTCGACGTTGTCGTTCCCGACCTCGAGAAACTGCGTAACGTCCACGACCGAAAGCGGCTCGCGGAGGCCGCAGACCGGGCAAACGTAGCGATCCCGGACACGAAACTGCTCGGCGATGTCGAAGACTGGTGCGGCGACCGAATCGTCAAATCTCGCTACAACCTGCTCACCGACGAGTACCTCGACGACTTCTCGTTTGCGGACTCGAAGATCGCCAAATCAGTCGAGCACGTCTCGGCCGGCGAAGAACCGGACGTCGACGCGCTTCGCGAGACGATGCACCACGAACCGATCGTCCAGGAGTACGTCGAGGGCGAGGAGTACCTCTTCGGGGCCCTCTACGACCGCGGCGAGGCGGTCGGGACGTTCCAGCACAAACAGCTTCGCGGTGACTCCTACACCGGCAGCGGCGGCGTCTTCAGACAGTCAGTCGATATTCCGGCCCTCGAGGAGGCGGGTCTGGCAATTCTCGACGAACTCGAGTGGCACGGCCTCGCCTGTATCGAGTACGTCCAAGATGCGGAGACGGGCGAGTTCTCCATCGTCGAGATCAACCCGCGGATGTGGCAGTCACTCGCGTGTGCGACTCGCGCGGGTGCCGACTTCCCCGCGTGGTACTGGGACGTGGCGCTCGGCCGCCAGGACCTGATCGAACCGGGCTACGAGACCGGCGTCGGCACGCACTACCTCTACGGCGAACTCGAGCACCTCGTGAGCGTCGTCCGCGAGGACTCCCCGCTGGTCGAACGACCCTCGCTCTCGAGTCGCGCGAGCGAAATCCTGCACTCGTGCTACGAGGTGCCGGACTTCGATTACCTCCATCTGGACGACCCACGCCCGGTCGCCCGACAGGTCCGGCGCGAACTCGAGGGTGCGGTCCGGAGACGTCTCGAGTGA
- a CDS encoding AAA domain-containing protein: MYVRGTVAGEVEVRTVSTSYGESDLAEVPLRLEGEESEAEAASDQQPEYETTTVTLWNKWTESAEYVEPGMELLVTNAKEEEYQGETRYATTGDSYVVVEPTFLVNVTAIRNWVECPRLYYLNKLSGVPLNYPVVKGTLVHEVFGDLLRGRDLEESIDARVEERGLELGLLGETAEGVAEDVRENAQAIEGWLEQGRLTEDDSEATADDDSTREFSPAESSWRSEQLLISETFGIRGRADAVRRGAPVELKTGKNLKKEPRFKDKVQAACYALMLEEHGGNVDTGTLLYTKNSALDRNEETGDLTPAKDFSMGGGLLKFVVRLRNELAAMEIAGDVPTGYEGSAKCEYCFEQDTCMVVSGRLDQESKAGQIGQPIPADEREYFERFYRAIEEERREVHHEYAKLWEQDAQERADDDRALIDLEFVEKRPLEEGRWELRAKRTSGANSKIREGDFVLASDGHPVRGNSELATIERLDEEVVLTADEPVEVTRLDVYPSELTTDRLLAAMHDALLKGTERRKDVLFGRTDPEFDTVSEIFIDNNAAQNEAVTKAVGARDCALIHGPPGTGKTYTIARAIRAMVERGERVLLSAFTNRAVDNALEALLEQLENHGEIDADRVVRVGSESGVREDMQPYRLERAGDPEDRVETLQNAQVVAATTATCGSRVMKEQAFDAALVDEAAQLTEPGTCAAINLAERFVLVGDHEQLPPVVRAENDLTESLFERLVNCHPDAGVMLDRQYRMNQRIQAFASREFYDGKLRPAEPAVAARTLDDLAGVSRDALPEDLQDPVSFVDVDGDSSQYTDSEEAARIVDLIETYEAAGLERDDIGVIAPFRAQVSEISSHVPDDVTVDTVDRFQGSSQEIIIVSFTATGTLEGPIFEDYRRINVALTRPKRALVLVGDPNALATDPVYSRLLEWANA; encoded by the coding sequence GTGTACGTACGCGGAACCGTCGCCGGAGAGGTCGAAGTCAGGACGGTATCGACGAGCTACGGCGAGAGCGACCTCGCCGAAGTGCCTCTCCGACTCGAGGGTGAGGAGTCCGAAGCCGAAGCCGCGAGCGACCAGCAACCCGAGTACGAGACGACAACGGTGACGCTGTGGAACAAGTGGACCGAGTCGGCCGAGTACGTCGAACCCGGGATGGAACTCCTCGTCACGAACGCGAAAGAAGAGGAGTACCAGGGCGAGACGCGCTACGCGACGACCGGCGACTCCTACGTCGTCGTCGAGCCGACCTTTCTGGTGAACGTGACGGCGATTCGCAACTGGGTCGAGTGCCCCCGACTCTACTACCTGAACAAGCTCTCGGGCGTTCCGCTCAACTATCCCGTCGTCAAGGGGACGCTCGTCCACGAGGTCTTCGGCGACCTGCTTCGGGGACGGGACCTCGAGGAGTCCATCGACGCCCGCGTCGAGGAACGCGGTCTCGAACTCGGCTTGCTCGGCGAGACGGCCGAGGGGGTCGCCGAGGACGTCCGAGAGAACGCACAGGCGATCGAAGGCTGGCTCGAGCAGGGTCGCCTCACTGAGGACGATAGCGAAGCGACGGCGGACGACGACTCGACGCGCGAGTTTTCGCCCGCGGAGAGTAGCTGGCGATCCGAGCAATTACTCATCAGTGAGACGTTCGGCATTCGCGGGCGCGCAGACGCCGTCCGGCGGGGCGCCCCCGTCGAACTCAAGACTGGCAAGAACCTGAAGAAAGAGCCCAGATTCAAGGACAAGGTGCAGGCCGCCTGCTACGCGCTCATGCTCGAAGAACACGGCGGGAACGTGGATACGGGAACCTTGCTCTACACCAAGAACTCCGCGCTCGACCGAAACGAGGAGACGGGCGACCTCACCCCCGCGAAGGACTTCTCGATGGGCGGCGGCCTCCTGAAGTTCGTCGTCCGGTTGCGAAACGAACTCGCGGCGATGGAGATTGCTGGCGACGTGCCGACGGGCTACGAGGGCTCGGCGAAGTGTGAGTACTGTTTCGAACAGGACACCTGCATGGTCGTCTCGGGGCGACTCGATCAGGAGTCCAAAGCCGGTCAGATCGGCCAGCCGATCCCCGCGGACGAACGCGAGTACTTCGAGCGATTCTACCGCGCGATCGAGGAAGAACGTCGAGAGGTCCACCACGAGTACGCCAAACTCTGGGAGCAAGACGCCCAGGAACGGGCCGACGACGACCGCGCGCTGATCGACCTCGAGTTCGTGGAAAAACGCCCGCTCGAGGAAGGTCGCTGGGAACTGCGAGCGAAGCGGACGAGCGGGGCGAACTCGAAGATCCGAGAGGGCGACTTCGTCCTCGCGAGCGACGGCCATCCGGTGCGGGGAAATTCGGAACTGGCGACGATCGAACGACTAGACGAGGAGGTCGTGCTCACGGCCGACGAACCCGTCGAGGTCACACGACTCGACGTCTACCCCTCCGAACTCACCACCGACCGACTGCTCGCGGCGATGCACGACGCGCTCTTGAAGGGCACTGAACGTCGCAAAGACGTACTCTTCGGTCGTACCGACCCGGAGTTTGACACCGTATCCGAAATCTTCATCGACAACAACGCAGCCCAGAACGAGGCCGTCACGAAAGCCGTCGGCGCGCGAGACTGCGCGTTGATCCACGGCCCGCCGGGCACGGGGAAAACGTACACCATCGCTCGAGCGATCCGCGCGATGGTCGAACGCGGCGAACGCGTCCTGCTCTCGGCGTTCACGAACCGGGCGGTGGACAACGCCCTCGAGGCCCTCCTCGAGCAACTCGAGAATCACGGCGAGATCGACGCGGATCGTGTCGTTCGCGTCGGCAGCGAGAGCGGCGTTCGCGAGGACATGCAACCCTACCGCCTCGAGCGAGCAGGGGACCCGGAAGACCGGGTCGAGACGCTCCAGAACGCGCAGGTCGTCGCGGCGACGACGGCGACGTGTGGCTCTCGAGTGATGAAAGAGCAGGCGTTCGACGCCGCGCTGGTCGACGAGGCGGCCCAGTTGACGGAGCCGGGAACCTGCGCGGCGATCAACCTCGCCGAGCGGTTCGTCCTCGTCGGCGATCACGAGCAGTTGCCACCCGTCGTGAGAGCCGAAAACGACCTCACCGAGTCGCTGTTCGAACGACTCGTCAACTGCCATCCGGACGCCGGCGTGATGCTCGACCGCCAGTACCGAATGAACCAGCGAATTCAGGCGTTCGCCTCGAGGGAGTTCTACGACGGGAAGCTTCGTCCCGCCGAACCGGCGGTCGCGGCGCGGACGCTCGACGACCTCGCGGGCGTGTCCCGCGACGCCCTCCCCGAGGACCTGCAGGACCCAGTCTCGTTCGTCGACGTCGACGGCGATTCCAGCCAGTACACCGACAGCGAGGAGGCAGCCCGAATCGTCGACCTGATCGAGACCTACGAAGCCGCCGGACTCGAGCGAGACGATATCGGCGTTATCGCCCCCTTCCGAGCGCAGGTGTCCGAAATCTCTTCGCACGTTCCCGACGACGTCACCGTCGACACCGTCGACCGTTTCCAGGGCTCGAGTCAGGAGATCATCATCGTCTCGTTCACCGCGACCGGCACGCTCGAGGGGCCGATCTTCGAAGATTATCGCCGGATCAACGTCGCGCTGACGCGTCCGAAACGAGCACTCGTGCTCGTCGGTGACCCGAACGCACTCGCGACGGATCCGGTCTACAGCCGATTGCTCGAGTGGGCGAACGCGTGA
- a CDS encoding phosphatase PAP2 family protein, with protein sequence MRLEDESALIREEVPSSYADLVVAITELGSPTPLLIVLAIVFWWGNRRRSALVISYGVAGLGFILTLETVLGIPRPPEDIMLTSLEVEGYGFPSGHAFASMVVYGGLAVAYDRLRDPWIVLGVVTLVVAVSLSRVVLGVHYLGDVIVGAILGIAFIVAMNRISRGIPTVGFGLAVVLSAPAVYVTDASPYAVLALGSAIGGLLATCWIDRLPRLHSRLEGVALVAVGGGVALVFLIVESLVTFTPGLVVLYAALVGWIVVAPAVVGRLSTLLFGSTRGGVADGS encoded by the coding sequence ATGCGTCTCGAGGACGAGAGTGCGCTGATCCGCGAGGAGGTTCCGTCGTCGTACGCGGATCTCGTCGTCGCGATCACCGAACTCGGGAGCCCGACTCCGTTGTTGATTGTCCTCGCCATCGTGTTCTGGTGGGGCAACCGCCGCCGGAGCGCACTCGTCATCAGCTACGGCGTCGCCGGCCTCGGCTTCATCCTGACCCTCGAGACGGTACTCGGAATCCCCCGCCCGCCCGAAGATATCATGCTCACCTCTCTCGAGGTCGAGGGATACGGCTTCCCGAGCGGGCACGCCTTCGCGTCGATGGTCGTCTACGGGGGTCTCGCCGTCGCCTACGACCGTCTGCGTGATCCGTGGATCGTCCTCGGCGTCGTCACGCTCGTCGTCGCCGTCTCGCTTTCACGAGTCGTGTTGGGCGTCCACTACCTCGGCGACGTGATCGTCGGTGCGATACTCGGCATCGCCTTCATCGTCGCGATGAACCGAATTAGTCGCGGCATTCCGACGGTCGGCTTCGGCCTCGCCGTCGTCCTCTCGGCACCTGCCGTTTACGTCACTGACGCGAGTCCCTACGCCGTTCTCGCACTCGGCAGTGCTATCGGCGGCCTGCTCGCGACGTGCTGGATCGACCGACTGCCGCGGCTTCACTCGCGACTCGAGGGCGTCGCACTCGTCGCCGTCGGCGGCGGGGTCGCCCTCGTCTTCCTCATCGTCGAATCGCTGGTAACGTTCACGCCGGGACTCGTCGTCCTCTACGCGGCGCTCGTCGGCTGGATCGTCGTCGCTCCGGCCGTCGTCGGTCGACTTTCGACGCTGCTTTTCGGGTCGACTCGAGGCGGCGTCGCTGACGGATCCTGA
- a CDS encoding ATP-binding protein, translated as MESTSNATAELRTRIRQQEVVAELGQQALETRDIDQLLSETLRAVTETLETDYGEILEFRPENDALVLHSGYGWDGFDVGASIPTGVDSQAGYTLLSEHPIIVDDLQAEDRFSEPALLADHDVSAGVSVIIGSIDSPWGVLGVYTDDTCEFTEHDANFLQSVANVIGTAIETEHTRRELEESYGRISDGFLAIDEEWTFTYLNDRANQLINPEDRTLVGRSVCAAVPDAIASQFTEHFERAMYEQETVSFEGYYPAPLERWFEIRAYPSDTGISVYFRDISERKRRERERELFRTLLDYSNDGLLVIDPQTARFLDVNETACRRLGYDRDELLEMTVPEMEHLFEDIDDWQSHVSDVKADGSMTITGEHVRKDGTTYPAEVNIAHVELDQPYMIGIARDITERRERQRELEASNERLEQFAYAASHDLQEPLRMVSSYLQLVESRYADELDDDGEEFIEYAINGSDRMREMIDGLLEYSRVETRGNPFEPVALECLLGDVLEDLSVQIEETDAEITTGQLPRVSGDASQLRQVFQNLVGNALTYAGPERPRVHVSAERTGATWTVAVRDQGIGIDPDDLERVFEVFERLHSHEEHPGTGIGLAICRRIVERHDGEIWVDSEPGAGSTFSVTLPAVEPDG; from the coding sequence ATGGAATCGACTTCCAACGCGACTGCAGAACTCCGTACACGCATTCGCCAGCAGGAAGTCGTCGCCGAACTTGGACAGCAGGCACTCGAGACGCGCGATATCGACCAGTTGCTATCGGAAACGTTGCGTGCAGTGACCGAGACACTCGAGACGGACTATGGGGAGATTCTCGAGTTTCGCCCGGAGAACGACGCGTTAGTCCTTCACAGCGGGTACGGGTGGGATGGTTTCGACGTCGGTGCGAGTATTCCTACCGGTGTCGACTCGCAAGCGGGGTATACGCTGCTCTCCGAACATCCGATTATCGTCGACGATTTGCAGGCTGAGGATCGATTTTCCGAACCGGCGTTACTCGCAGACCACGACGTTTCCGCCGGCGTGAGCGTAATTATCGGATCGATCGACTCTCCGTGGGGCGTTCTCGGCGTCTACACCGACGACACGTGTGAGTTCACCGAACACGACGCGAACTTCCTCCAGAGCGTCGCGAACGTCATCGGGACGGCCATCGAAACCGAACATACGCGACGTGAACTCGAGGAGAGCTACGGGCGCATCTCCGACGGATTCCTCGCAATCGACGAGGAGTGGACGTTCACCTACCTCAACGACCGCGCCAACCAGTTGATCAATCCCGAGGATCGCACGCTCGTCGGTCGGTCAGTGTGTGCGGCCGTTCCCGACGCCATCGCCAGCCAGTTCACCGAACACTTCGAGCGAGCGATGTACGAGCAAGAGACCGTCTCTTTCGAGGGCTACTACCCTGCCCCGCTCGAGCGATGGTTCGAGATTCGTGCGTACCCCTCAGACACCGGCATCTCCGTCTACTTTCGCGACATCTCCGAGCGAAAGCGTCGTGAGCGAGAGCGTGAACTGTTTCGGACACTTCTCGATTACTCGAACGACGGCCTGCTCGTCATCGATCCGCAGACGGCCCGATTCCTCGACGTCAACGAGACGGCCTGTCGACGACTCGGCTACGATCGAGACGAACTCCTCGAGATGACGGTGCCGGAGATGGAACACCTATTCGAGGATATCGACGACTGGCAATCCCACGTCAGCGACGTCAAAGCAGATGGATCGATGACGATCACCGGTGAACACGTCCGAAAGGACGGGACAACGTACCCCGCGGAGGTCAACATCGCACACGTCGAATTGGACCAGCCGTACATGATCGGAATCGCCCGAGACATCACCGAACGTCGCGAGCGCCAACGGGAACTCGAGGCCTCGAACGAGCGACTCGAGCAGTTCGCCTACGCTGCCTCACACGACCTCCAGGAACCGTTGCGGATGGTCTCGAGTTACCTCCAACTCGTCGAGAGTCGCTACGCCGACGAACTCGACGACGACGGCGAGGAGTTCATCGAGTACGCGATAAACGGCTCGGATCGAATGCGTGAGATGATCGATGGCTTACTCGAGTACTCGCGCGTCGAAACACGTGGCAACCCGTTCGAACCGGTGGCTCTCGAGTGTTTACTCGGCGACGTCCTCGAAGATCTGTCCGTACAAATCGAGGAGACGGACGCCGAGATCACGACGGGGCAGTTACCCCGCGTATCCGGGGACGCCAGTCAGTTGCGCCAGGTCTTTCAGAATTTGGTGGGGAACGCGTTGACGTACGCTGGCCCGGAGCGACCACGCGTCCACGTCAGCGCAGAGCGAACGGGGGCGACGTGGACGGTTGCGGTCCGCGATCAGGGAATCGGAATCGACCCCGACGATCTTGAGCGCGTCTTCGAAGTGTTCGAACGGCTCCACAGCCACGAGGAGCACCCTGGAACCGGTATCGGACTGGCGATCTGCCGTCGGATCGTCGAACGACACGACGGGGAAATCTGGGTCGACTCGGAGCCAGGGGCTGGGTCGACGTTTTCGGTGACGCTGCCTGCGGTCGAGCCAGACGGCTAA